One window from the genome of Anticarsia gemmatalis isolate Benzon Research Colony breed Stoneville strain chromosome 8, ilAntGemm2 primary, whole genome shotgun sequence encodes:
- the LOC142974801 gene encoding uncharacterized protein LOC142974801 — MQSKLITVVAVLVFQETNSVRLHKIFQFIDGYKSEHNLKGFLHVGDEYAVFVRAPSSHDKYITYELYEANNIPDHDLFKPNTIAITKVPIEYIKEQLTIFRNELYKAKYVDDNVVPGTQVKTLREWQIERALSFHKDPKILYDKLPVMRTVL; from the exons atgcAGTCG AAGCTGATAACAGTCGTTGCCGTACTAGTATTTCAAGAAACCAACTCAGTCCGCCTCCACAAGATCTTTCAATTCATCGACGGTTATAAATCAGAACACAATTTAAAAGGATTTCTTCACGTTGGTGACGAATATGCCGTATTTGTTCGAGCACCCAGTTCACACGACAAATACATAACCTATGAGTTATACGAAGCCAATAACATACCGGACCATGATTTATTCAAACCAAACACGATAGCAATCACCAAAGTACcaattgaatatattaaagaaCAGTTGACGATATTCAGAAATGAATTATATAAAGCCAAGTATGTCGACGATAATGTTGTGCCTGGGACCCAGGTTAAGACCCTGCGGGAGTGGCAAATTGAACGAGCATTATCCTTCCATAAAGACCCCAAAATCTTATATGACAAGCTACCCGTAATGAGAACAGttctttaa